Genomic DNA from Rhodothermales bacterium:
CGCGACACGGCGAAAGTCCTGTCCCGCTATGGGGAGGGGCTGGCTATTCGCCACTGTGCGTATGGTGAGGGAAACGACTACCTGCGGGATGTTGCTTCGCATGCGGATATCCCGCTCCTGAACATGCAGTGCGACATATATCATCCGTGTCAGATCCTCGCGGATTTCCTGACGATTCGGGAGAAGTTCGGCAAAACGAAAGGGCTCAAACTTGGCGTAGCGTGGACCAGTGCGCCGAACTACGTGCGGCCGATTTCCGTGCCGCAGAGTCTGATTCTGATGATGCCGCGCTTCGGAATTGACGTCACGCTTGCGTACCCCCCCGAGTTCAAGTTGATGCCCGAGATCGAGGACCAGGCCGGGGCAAATGCTGAGGCCGGCGGTGCGCGATTCGAGATCAGTAACACGTTCGAGGATGCCTTCGAGGACGCCGACGTGGTGATCCCCAAGTCGTGGGGACCGCTGGTTACAACGCAGGATGTAAGCCAGGGTCTTCGTCTGAT
This window encodes:
- a CDS encoding ornithine carbamoyltransferase; the protein is MDTDLKGRHFITTQDWSVSELEKLFALAADLKKAKAEGRLTPMLAARTLYMIFFDASTRTRNSFETGMTQLGGHAVYLSPDKMQISHGENARDTAKVLSRYGEGLAIRHCAYGEGNDYLRDVASHADIPLLNMQCDIYHPCQILADFLTIREKFGKTKGLKLGVAWTSAPNYVRPISVPQSLILMMPRFGIDVTLAYPPEFKLMPEIEDQAGANAEAGGARFEISNTFEDAFEDADVVIPKSWGPLVTTQDVSQGLRL